In the Mycoplasmoides gallisepticum genome, one interval contains:
- the hrcA gene encoding heat-inducible transcriptional repressor HrcA: MNNKLTERQILILKAIINEYISTATAVGSKIILEKYFNNEVSSATIRNEMSVLEKEKYIEKPHTSAGRIPTIKGYQYYEANLAETKISERLKQKLMAILNKRYHSIDEVIEQSVEFINNVTNLPSVITKFKSYDLLKRMDLIKINNNTAIILIVSSSGEVIKKTIKYQNSIQYNDVSTCVQIFNDRLVDTPFIELKEKLTAIKEIVRTKVHEYEFVMQRIVNYIFDINEKSTINIKGTKKLVIHPEFHDHNKLSEILNLLENTSIWEQISFMQQKTGKSVITFGQDIGIEGISVASTLIETEQNKHQIAIVGPNRMEYGKIKGLLNILKEQVEKIDHLNLPLEEINKES, encoded by the coding sequence ATGAATAATAAATTGACGGAACGCCAGATCTTAATTTTGAAGGCGATTATTAATGAATATATCTCAACTGCAACTGCAGTTGGTTCTAAGATCATCTTAGAAAAATACTTTAACAACGAAGTATCTAGTGCAACGATCCGCAATGAGATGTCGGTGTTAGAAAAAGAAAAGTATATCGAAAAACCCCACACCTCAGCAGGAAGAATTCCCACAATAAAGGGGTATCAATATTATGAAGCTAATTTAGCTGAAACTAAGATCTCAGAACGATTAAAACAAAAATTGATGGCGATCTTAAATAAACGATATCATTCAATTGATGAGGTGATTGAACAATCAGTTGAATTCATTAATAATGTCACCAACTTGCCTTCCGTCATTACCAAGTTCAAATCTTATGATCTACTTAAACGAATGGATCTAATCAAGATTAATAATAATACCGCAATAATCTTGATTGTTTCTTCTTCTGGTGAGGTGATTAAAAAAACGATTAAGTACCAAAATTCAATTCAATACAATGATGTATCAACTTGTGTGCAGATCTTTAATGATCGGTTAGTTGATACCCCATTTATTGAATTGAAAGAAAAACTAACCGCGATCAAAGAGATCGTTAGAACTAAAGTTCACGAATACGAATTCGTGATGCAACGGATCGTTAACTATATCTTTGATATTAATGAAAAGAGCACGATCAACATTAAGGGGACAAAAAAATTGGTGATCCATCCCGAGTTTCATGACCATAATAAGTTAAGTGAGATCTTAAACTTACTTGAGAACACCTCAATCTGAGAACAGATCTCATTTATGCAACAAAAAACCGGGAAGTCAGTGATCACTTTTGGTCAAGATATTGGGATTGAAGGGATCTCAGTTGCTTCAACCTTAATTGAAACCGAACAAAATAAACACCAAATTGCAATCGTTGGACCCAACCGGATGGAATATGGGAAGATCAAGGGTTTATTAAATATCTTAAAAGAGCAAGTTGAAAAGATTGATCATCTCAACTTGCCTTTAGAAGAGATTAATAAAGAATCATAA